The sequence TCTGACAACTGTTGGGAAGTAAGCATCAACCAAATAGAGGAGATACATAGCTAGAGTTTTGCAAATCATGGAAGAAGAAGGTAGTTAGAAGGGTGAGGGTCTCAGTGGCAAAGTAAGAATGTACACAGAATCAGTAGTGAGAAGACAAAATGGGTGAGCCTGAAGATGCACCCCTCATTCTACTTAGAGAATGTAGTGTGACAAAGATTAACATTTGAAGATTTTAAGATACAGACTTCcaacctctttttcctctttatgtcCTCCCCATCCACTCACTGACCCTTATGATATCATCTCATCttaatattatttgaattttggtAATGTGCATTTACAGATCCTCCTTGTCAAGCACACATTCTAGTAAGCTTTTTATATtcctatcttcattttttttaattctaagagACTTGACCATTTTCCTCTTattctgccatttctttcttctctatgtCTCTCCAAATTAAATATTCAGTCTAATTGGTTAGGTTTATGATTTAGTGAATGTTTTAAGGTTGGCCTACAACACAACAAACACAGCTAAAAAGGACGTTAGAAAAATCAAATACAGTGAGAGGCAACTCGCCTCTatccttttctctaaaaataacaCTGAGGGCATCAGTTACACTATAGCTGTGTCCTCATCGTCTTATCTCCCATGTCATTCCCCCCCCCATTGCTTTACCACTCCTGTACATTTCTTTCTATGGTGTGGAGTTGCTCTCAAGAAGTACAATTTACCATGCCCCAAATCATGTGAACCTTTTGATGGCTACCAGAACCAGTCTCTCAGCTCTATAACTGTAGTAATATCAAGCATATCAGAAAGTCCTATTCAGAGGAACAGTACTATTTCAGTGCTTAATGCATTTATAAAGCCATGTTGAAtaacatacaaatatttaaaatgttttcatactTGTTTTATTCTCCATTTTAGTATGATATAAACAGTTGAgatatgcagttatttttaggaatttattagATACTAATGtctaaaatcattaaaagaataagGTGATTAcaaatgcaaaatttttaaacaatagtGAACACATAGCAAAATTTAACCTGCacaattttgtgttgttttaattcAAGGAGAACATGTTAGTAAGAAATCTAAACATTtctctttaacatttttgttaGGGAATCTCTGACTTTcttgtttctcaggctgtagataaCTGGATTTAAGAAAGGAATTATGACAGTGTAAAATAGAGAGTCCATCATATCTCGATCATTTTCTTGTGCAGATCCAGGCAGCACATACATGAAGAGAAGAGGGCCATAGTATAAAGAGACAGATAGGAGGTGGgctccacaggtggagaaggctttattTATGCCTTGTAAAGACCTCCTTTTTAAGATTGTAAAGAGAATAAGTGTATAAGAGACAAGAACAACATAAATGGTGAATACCTGTATTATCCCAGGGAAGATGAATACCATCAGATAGTTAATGGAAGGGTCAGTACAGGATATCTTAAGCAGTGGCATAATGTCACAGTAAAAGTGATGTAGGATGATAGAATCACAAAAGGTTaatctgaataaaaaataattatgaagtgTGGCATGGAAAAGGTCACCTAAAAACGATAGAACTAACAGCCACATGCATAGTCTATTGGTCATAATCACTGGATACAGTAATGGTTTGCATATGGCGACATAGCGATCATATGCCATAGTTGCCAACAGAAAACATTCTGTGGTTACACAGagtgtaaaggaaaaaaactgtacaACGCATTCAGAGAAAGAGATCATTTTGCTCTTGGCAAAGAAGTTGACCAGCATGTTGGGGGTCACTGTGGATGATAACCAAGTATCCACAAAGGCCAAGTTCCCAAGGAATAAGTACATGGGGATATGAAGGTGAGGGTCATTGCAGATGAGAGCAATCAGACCAAGGTTTCCAAGGAGAGTGATGAGGTATATTATCAAGAAGAGCAGGAACAGGGGGATTTGCCACTCTGACTGATACTTTAGTCCCGTGAGAACAAACTCTGTCAGTTCTGTTgcattttttgtttccatatgCTTAATAGATGGCCTCTGAAATACAATGCAATAAATGGAAACTGAAAATTTAtctataatttaaagaaaaattgatgaggctaaaataaataaaagcatagaaGAGCCTGTATGCATTTTATTCAATTTACTcttaccaaaaatataaaaagtatttgcAGAAATTGCTACACTggaaaaatgtgattattttaattcaaaatatgtaCAGGATGGACAGATGTAGAAGAGAAGAGACATTCTGAAAGTGAGCAAATTTATGGTAAAATTGTTGAACTAGGTAGAGAAGTCTTATTTTTAAGACATGAATTCTGTGTCAAAAGTAAGAGTTTAGAGGAGcctggattaaaaaataaatcaaatgccATATGAACAATCTCAAACGTTATTCTTTAAGGATAACCATTCACTGAAAACTAAAACAGAGAACAGCAGCATcacttattttgttcattttgttttgttttgtttttgtcttttttagggccactcccacagcatatggaggttcctatgctaggggtctaaataaagctgtagctgctggcctatgccagaggcgcAGCGACACAGGATataagccatgtctgaaacctacaacacagctcatggcaatgccagatccttaacccactgagcaaggccagatatcaaaacacgacctcatgattcctagtaggatttgttaaccaccaagccatgatgggtactctgGCATCACTTGTTTTTGAAATTAAGTATTTGGTTGTAGAAATAGGCTGCAGGGAGAAGAACCTGCTGTCAGAAACACTAATCAGGACTGGGATTTTGTCTAGTGATTTCTAAACCAGATTACACATCAGAATTGTCTGGGGGAGTTTTGGTCAAAATATAGATTCTGAAGTATTAGCATAGAAACTGATTCAGTAGGTTATGAAAATTGTCTGCTAATATTCATGTTATAAATACTTCTCAGgtgattaaaatgtattttaaattctttgtgtAATAGGATATTTAGTTTTGAGGAAGACAAAGAGATCAAAATAAATTAGAGTATGAAGTAATTAGGATCAGATGACATATGAGTTATGAAGGGTGGTTAGTAAAGGAGAGAGTGTAACTGGGTAGCTTGGAAGAGTAATCAGAAGTTGAGATTGAGAATCAAATGCAGTGGCTAGTTTTTACAAGGGACAATCTCAACCTCCAGGTGATACATACTTAGCATTATGGTGCGGACAAGTGTTTAATAGCAATAATGATTTGGGAATCATTGAGGTGGCTAAAATCAAAATATGTATTCCTCTCCATTTGACAATGTGCCTAAAGAGAAGTAAACCATGAAAATTAGCATGGGAACATTGTAGTAAAGACATTACAAATGGAGATACATTATTTATTAGATGGATAACCTCTGATCATCTTTTCTATCATATGAGTGTTAGTAGTGGAAAAAAGCTGTCATCCATTCTAGGATGCCAAAAAGGCTAGAAACTGACTTTAATCTTGCCCTGAGAGGGAAGGGACTAGATACAGGGTTAGCAACTCAAACTCACCTATACTGGAATGACAATATGAAGAGGGGAGAAAGAAGTCAAAAGTGGACGGAAGAGATTTTTGGTTGCAAGTGAACCAGAGGTGCAAGACACCAGAATGCATTCTGTGCCCACATCAGTGGCATTGTCAGTGTGAATTGTGACATTCAAGGTCAACTCTAACTGAACTACAGTTGGAACATGGTTTTGGGCGTCAGCTTCATTCTCTGTTTTCTACCCATTTCACCAATGAACTTCTCTAACTACCCTAGCAATTCTAGGTTTGAACCAATTTCCATTCAGTTAATCCATTGTGTCTTATAACCCAGAGCTCTGGCTCgctcaaaaggagaaaataaaaaaccagaaAAGGCTGCTGAGCAGAGAGGTCCGAAAAGCAGGAGGGAGTTGGAAAGCTGAGACATGGTCACTTAAAGAGAGAAATGctcagaaaagacaaaggaaagtaCAGCGCCTAAAGCATAATGAATCTTCTGATGGGATAACAACTGAACAAGATAACTGAGTGCAGGAATTAGGAGACTTTCAGTGGCTTTAGTGAGAGCAGTGTCCATTTTGTGATAGAGTTGAAGTTCTAGAATAATGAGAAATGAATAGGAAGAAAGTGACCCAGCACtatgagaatgaaataaagtatCAAAGATGTGGAGAAGAGATGTGAATTTGTCTTGTAGGATGATGTCATGAAAGTTGTCAGAAAAGAGAGAGCTCGGTTTGAGAGGAAAGGGGATAAAGAAGAGTAACTGGAACTTTGGAGGGTGAAAAGAGAAGCCAAAAGAGACAAAGGGACATAGATGCATAAGTGTAGGAAGGACAAGGTaatgaagagggagagaggaattaCCAGAGAAAggataaagaggaaataaagggaAAGGCTTAAAGGTAGGGCATAAATATTTGTCTTCACTCTAATTTTCATTGAAAGTCATCAGCACTAGGAatgctttcttttcctaaaaatccCAAGTTTATTTTCCTATGGAATACAGGCTTTCCTTTTAACTTTACTTGATACCTGTGTATTGTTGATGTATGTGCTACTGCTACCTAGTATCTTTGTTATCACTATGATTAGAGCCGACTTTCTCTAGAATCCTACTGGTTTTACTTGATAGCTTTTGCCTCTCCACTAGTTGTATAGGTGAAAAAATTGAGCCCAAGCTAGAATATTAATACAGACAGTATAAATTATGGCAAAAGCTGCAGttattgtatgtatatttctTGGAATTGGCTTCCTCCCATACAGTCCCAGATACCTAGGTAATCAAAATATCAATTTAACATGTGAGAACTTATTAGGTAATAAAGCTTTAAAGAGCACTTGAGAAACATTTCATGAAtacattgatttatatatttatacacacatatatatacaaccTTTCTGtggttttgtgtatatatatatatatatgtatatatatatgtgtgtgtgtgtgtgtgtgtatacatatgtatctttGTATGACACTAAATGTCaatgaagttattttaatttccaaagaaattacTGAAGGAATTAGGTTAAAGGATAGAGAGATGACAATTTAAGtgatttatcttaaaatttaatcAGCATGTGTTTAATTTAAAGGAATATGTATTTACAACAGAATTATCAAAAGATTTCTTACACAGGAAATATTATGACCTAACTCTCTAAACTTACTTTTGAAATGTTTAACATTCTAATTCACCAAAACATATCCTCTGGAGTCATTATGATTATTCTAATTAGATAAGTGTATACAATTAAAGAGCACAGCATAGTCTTAAAGCTGTTTTatgcataataataaaatatacagattATTCACTATGTTTTCATTAACTGGTTAATTTGGTATATTGTAAACcaaatcaaaattattataaatttaacaGCATTTTAACTTTCtctaaaaatataatgaatgttatagaaataaataattctctTACCAATAATTACTAAATTGTTGAGATCCTTTTAGTGTTTGCTTTgtgaaatcaaaaataaaataacatcactGCATTGACAATAACACAGGCAGCAATAATTTACACAGTGATAAATTTTGGAGGCTTCATTATTCAAGCTAAAGAAAACTTGTTTTGAACATAGGATTCAACCAATAGTACAACTATATGCTTTTGCAGAAGAGGGAGAAGTAACAAATTGAAACTCCCCTGATAGCACTCATGGCCTCCCATTAGCAAAAGACTAAGCTATTCTCCTGGGCGTTTTGGACTTGGACATTTATGAGAAATGCAGCTTGTTTCCCAGGACATCACAGGCTctgaaatcataaacatcagaaaCTGTAAACAGCTCCAGTTTTAACAGCTGGAATTTTACCTCATGCCATTACGTTCCACCACAGAGGACACTCTGACATCTTTAGGTACACTACAAGGTATTTATGGTACCTGGCACCATACTTTGTTCAGTATGATCTTGTCTGAGCTAATCATACATGATTTTAATGAGACCAATATTCTAGACTCCCTTAGGTGGTGACTCTAAGAAATTTGAGTTTCCCTTGTAAATGTATCTCTGTTCCAGATCTAAATGATCACAGAAATTCTAGATTATTGGAAAAGCACAGTATGGTAAATGTGACTTGCAAAGAGGGATGAGGGAGGAGCCAGATGGGGTCAGGGAAGGTGGCATATGTGAGTAACACAGGGTCTGGAGGCTGGGTCATGGAGTTCATACTTCACCTCAATTTAGAGGAAAACTATAGAAGGATTTTTAACATACTTAGATTTGACTTTTGTGCAATAATGAAGTTGTCAGTGAACACTtgttcaaaaaatgaaacaataatttaGTTTTTGGTATTTTGAGGTcatatttgaatagaaaaaaaaaatgtgaactctCCACTTGGGATATCCTTGGCTGGATAAGAGTAGAGCAACTATGCCATTTCAGTAGACTGATTAAACACTCATCTGGTTCCTTACAATTTTGTTGGGGGAACCCAAACTGTAAAAGAAAAGTAACATAGGAGAGAGGAGATCCTGGGAAAAGTACACATGAGTGTGGAGTAGGGGAATGTGATATACAGCAGCTGCTTTAGCATAACCAACATTTAATGTAAATTAACTGTCACCTTAAATTTTGTGCATTTACCACCTAAATCATCTGGTTGCTTATCTGTGAGCCAAAAGGTCTGTGTTGTTGCTTCCAATAGGGGCAGTCTAcatgaaactttactgaattttatCCCTTTGGCATATACGAACACTGAACGTTTTTGAAATAGGAGGTGGCAtcatcaagtatttttttttaattaaataggtGTTTGCAGACCATAACATGGTTTCAGAAATACTAATCAGGAAGCTGTGACTATTGTCCCATGATTCTCAATTCAGATTACATATCAGAATCTTCTGGGGGAGGTTCTGGAACAAAATATAGATTCAGAGGTGCTGTAAAAAATTGATTTAGTAGATCATGAATGTCACCTAGTagtgtgcatttttaaaatgtttcctaggTGATTAAACTGTATGCAAAACTCTTACTCTCTGTGTGATTTTTGGGGGATGTGGAGGAATTAAAGATAATCATTCAAACAAATGAGAACAGAGTCACATGCACTGGTGAGATATTAGATATGAATGGGTGCTACTACAGAGAGAATCACATGATGGCTCAGAAGAAAGTTACAAAATATGGAGATGAAAACTCAGATGCAATGGCCAGTTTTTGCACAGAGCAGTCTTGACATCCACATGATACATACTTGGTGTTATGATTCCACAAATGCTTAATAAGAATAATCATTTGGTAATCATTGAGGTGGCTAAAAgcaaagttaacataaaacaagacacagagacatttatcttaattaaagatGGGAACTGGGGGAACTCCAGTTCTGGAGGACTAAGAACCCTGCCTCAACAAActacactgcttttattgtgcttatTAGGATCATGTTAATTGATCAGTGTGTTGCCAATGCAGGATatggttctttttattatttaaaaagttattttattattttaaaagtcacatagctggtagatggttaagcttttattctgacatttaggcatttaacaatccttggcattgaggaagcttggtgtcagctatctatgTACAGCATCTATAGACtcatcattgtgcttctgcaaatggcatgcctatctaAGGGAAACTGGGTATGCCTAGGTCTGCATCTCAGGTCtctttgctgatgcatattctccTAACGAatgctcataaaccacttggagctatgaggttcctctttctttgatttacaggacatatcatgctgtgcaaatggtgtgccattCTGCATAGGTCCAGCATggctagaccaatgcattatgtcctcattcagctgaccatatgaataacttataccttttggtctttcttcttaagcttaagtctttaccagcactgtgactgtttttcaagcaggaatatggggtaaagtaacaGGAAAAGATGGAGATTTcatcatagaaaatagaagcaaagaagctttaaaaatttcttagatgtgactttttttttccccctttttagggccacacctgcagcatatggaagttcccaggccaagtgtcaaattggagctgcagccacgctggatcctttacccactgagagaggccaggtagtatcgaacccacatcctcatggatgctagtcaggttcacaaggaaatcctgctgaatagcattgagaactttgtctagatactcatgttgcaacagaacaaagggtgggggaaaaatgtaattgtaatgtatacatgtaaggataacctgacccccttgctgtacagtgggaaaataaaaaaaattatttaaaaaaaatgtcttagaaacatgtctcccaacagGACATTTaagtagtttccatgtcttggcaaatgtgaatagtgctgcacttaATATAGAGTTACACGTAttctttgaaggaaagttttgtccagatatatgaccaggagtgggattgctggattgtatggtagttctatatttagttttctgaagaatcttcCCCTGGTGGTGGTTCCAATTTACATTTCAaccaacagtgaaggaaagtttctttttctccacacagtctccagaacttgttatttgttgacttgtaagtgatgaccattctgactaaGGTGAAGTGATACATcattcattgtcattttgatttgcttttctctaataatgagtgatgttgagcatttttcatatgcctactggccaatcatatgttgtctttggagaaatgtctctttatatttgaagaatcaatattgtcaaaaagGCTATTAACCCAAaccatctacagattcattgcagtCCATATAAaaataccaaggacattcttcttCACAGACTACAacaaacaactttaaaatttgtatggaaacatgaaagatCCAAAAGGGCCAAAGcactattgaaaaagaaaaatggaactggaagaaacaagcttcctgatttcagactgtactacaaagttATAGTCATCCAAACCATACAGtaatagcacaaaaacagaaatatagtcaatgggacaggatagaaagcccagaaataaatccaagcacgTATGGTCATCTAAAAtttgagaaaggagaaggaatatAAAGTTGAAGAAAGATAATAGCTTTAATAAGTGGTGCAGCAAAAACCAGACAGCAcgtgtaaaaggatgaaattagagagATAGCCACTTACACATGCTATGTATTTGTGCCTTCAATCATTttcatattatacatattttacaaattCCTATTTAGGAGCTCAAGTCTGTAAGCTACTGTGCTACCTACTGCAAAACACAGAAGCCTAATGGATTGTCATATAAAGGAGCTTATGGACCAAAATATGATCATATTATCACACATGGTCAAGTGGGGCCAAGAAGAATAAATATACTGGCAAATGCTTGAAATCAGTGAGCACTCCTATCTTCTTTGAGAGGATCTGTGAATGTATCTTGGAAGTTGGAACAtttgagagagagattgagaaaatGATACCAGGTCAAAGTTAAATGAAGATGGAGCATTTGAGTGGAGAGGATTCTCTGTGGAGGGACCTCTGTGAACAAAAGCTTGAACCAGTCAGAGAGAGAGGTTTGTCCAGAAGGCTTTCAGTAACTCAGTTTGGGTATAATGTAGAGTCCACAGGAGAATTGTggaggaagggcattccaggttAAACTAAGTTAAATcaagattttctaaaaaaaaaaaaaaaaaaaaaaaaaaaagaaagggagttcccgtcgtggcgcagtagttaacgaatccgactaggaaccatgaggttgtgtgtttggtccctgcccttgcttggtgggttaacgatctggcattgccagtgagctgtggtgtaggttgcagacatggctcggatcctgcgttgctgtggctctggcgtaggatggtggctacagctccgattcgacccctagcctgggaagctccatatgccatgggagcggcccaagaaatagcaacaacaacaacaacaacaacaaaagacaaaagaaaaaaaaaaaagattttctttgaaaGGATTTCAAATAATGTCAGAGGGAACAAATGCGGAGTGAAgtttaaatcaatcaatcaataatgtGATAGTACATGTTATATcccctttttttttagttcttagaAGAGTGAACCCATTTCCTTCCTGTTCTGCCATTTATCTTTTCCCCATGCCCATTGCTACTTAGTTCTTTGAGCTAAACTTTTGGCCCTCAGAATTAGTGAAGATGTTGAGAATACCAGCAACAAACAACATAGGCAGAAAGGGCCTCAGAAGGCATCACAGACAATGAGATGGAACGCTAGGCTTCTATCTCCTCATAGAAGCACACAGAGTTAAGAGCATCCTCTTATGATTTGGCCTGACCTTCACTGTCTTGAACCCCTTATCATGTATTCCTCATTGCTTTCctattctgtttatttctctgttgGACATGAGAGATGGATCTCTGGGAAGTGGATTCACCATGAACCAAATATAAGATCTTTGGATGGTTGGCAAAATTTCTAGAATTTATGTTTGTTCACTCAACTACAAACATGCCCACTCTGTGGAGCTAAATGAGGTATGACTCTTCAGGCTGTACACCTATATTACTATTAAGCACCTCAAACTCAAGTAGTTTTCATTGGCACAGGACTATTTTAATGCTTCACAACTGTTTAATAATTGTACTTATCAAGccacaatgaaaaatataaagacacataaaatattttcaacttaattTCTGCTGAAGTTAATTTAGTGTGGCATGAACACTTGATTAAATGGCCTCTCTGTTTTGCAAAACATACacaagtattttaaagaatttatgagGCATTGACATTTGAAGTCGTTAAGGTAACAGGACAAGtatgatgaaagaaaatgttaagcaCTAATCTACACATAACAATATGTAATCTGttcaagtttgttttcttttcatgtaaaGGAACACATATTCTTCCTCCATCTAAATTTTCCCTCAAAAACTTTTCTCACCAAATCTATGACTTTcttgtttctcaggctgtagataatTGGGTTTAAGAAAGGGATTATGACAGTGTAAAATAGAGAGTCAACTGTATCTTGATCATCTGCTTGTGCAGACCCAGGGCGCACAGACATGAAGAGAAGAGACCCATAGTATAAAGAGACAGATAGGAGGTGGgctccacaggtggagaaggccttcctTATACCTTGTGCAGACCTCTTTCTTAAGATCGTAAAGAGTACGCATGTATAAGAGACAAGAACAATGAGAATTGTGAACACCTGAATTgagccagagaaaataaatatcatcagAACATTAACGGAAGGATCAGTACAAGAAATTTTCAACAATGGCATGA is a genomic window of Sus scrofa isolate TJ Tabasco breed Duroc chromosome 13, Sscrofa11.1, whole genome shotgun sequence containing:
- the LOC100623013 gene encoding olfactory receptor 5H8-like; its protein translation is METKNATELTEFVLTGLKYQSEWQIPLFLLFLIIYLITLLGNLGLIALICNDPHLHIPMYLFLGNLAFVDTWLSSTVTPNMLVNFFAKSKMISFSECVVQFFSFTLCVTTECFLLATMAYDRYVAICKPLLYPVIMTNRLCMWLLVLSFLGDLFHATLHNYFLFRLTFCDSIILHHFYCDIMPLLKISCTDPSINYLMVFIFPGIIQVFTIYVVLVSYTLILFTILKRRSLQGINKAFSTCGAHLLSVSLYYGPLLFMYVLPGSAQENDRDMMDSLFYTVIIPFLNPVIYSLRNKKVRDSLTKMLKRNV